The following is a genomic window from Mus pahari chromosome 1, PAHARI_EIJ_v1.1, whole genome shotgun sequence.
GTCATAGTTATCCAACCATGCAATTGTTGaatgaatacatgcacacaaaattttTTATAAGTTCTGGAACTATTCTTTTTAACAGTCTTTAGAACTGGATCCTCCATTAGGGACACTATATTTTGGGAGatatggggataacatttggtaAAAATTGGAGAGGATGTGTTACAGAATCTAGtgagtagaggccagaggagctgCTAAATGTCCTACAGTCATATGACCTGCACCAATTAAATATCTAGCTCATTGTATTAATAATGTTGATGCTGAGATCTTTGGTCCTAAGAACGTGTATAAATGAGCAACTAAGTAGTTATGTGACCTCAAGGGGAAATATGTACTCCAATTTTCTGATATATAAGATCTGTTTGCTAAAGAGACAGAGTACTGTGTCTGCTACATTAGACCGTGCATAaatgtcagaagaaaaaaataaagcaaaaagccCATGTATTGAATGTATTGAATATATTGCCTGTTAATTAAAGggttaattaaaacatttctgcTTATAAATCTAGGCACAAGTAAAAAAGGTTGAAAGCTTAAAACTCTAGGAAATTTCTCTAAAAGTATAAAGATGCAGGAGAAGATATAATTGGGGTACTACTGCAATATTGATTTCAAAGGTTTCCCAAGCTGGCTGGACCAGTTTTTGTGGAACCAGGCACACTGCTTGCATGGACAGACTTGCTGTGATGTCTTATTTTTTGTGTTATACAGAAAGGACTCCTCAGCAAATTGATAGCAGTGGTTAAAGGCAAACTGATACAAACAGAAAGGAAGTCTTCTTCTAATTTCtagttctctctttcccttctctctttctacatatcttctctttcttcttcttagtcTACTTCAACCTATTGTGTAAGAGGGAACAGGCAAAGTCTATAATGCAAGTGCTTCCTGAAATGGATAACTAACTGGAGGAAGAACATGGTGCAAAGTAGGACAAGCCTTTCTCCAGCCCTGATCATCTccagacacatttttttcttctgagtattTATCAGTTAACATTTTGGCAGGAACTATGGACTCAGGTAGGCAAGAGAACAATAGCCTGTTTGTAGTTAATTTAAATATCATGAAGTTTATTTTACTTCCTTGGCATTGATGTTCTATTCAATTtactgaatatttaattttatgtgcaagGAACAAAGGAATTAATATCATCACTGTTTCCAGGGTCCTAAATCCAGTTGAAATGCTGTGTGGCTATAGAGCTAAATGTATGAAAATCAAGATAAGTGATTTGAGGGTACAAAAGGGACTTACTGTAATGTACCAATACAATGACTTCTACACACaattataattcatatatatttgaaGGATATATACTTACATtaatataattatgaaataatcatttatatatttaaaaaactcaTTGAATAATTAATACAGCCTCTCTTTCCTTGTTCTATGCTCCAGgaatacattaataataatattagaaACTATGTTTAAAATCTCTGGATTTAGAGTGAAATTGACCAAAGTTTTAATTGCACTTCTAATACTTCATTTATATGACTTTGGAGTGATTAgtattataatttttgttttatagtgaTAGCTTTTTAGTACTCTTGAAgaaataccattttttaaaatatcagatgGATAATGTCATGATATACAAGGTTTATGGGAGACACATGTCATGGGGTGGTATGAATACCCAGACATCACACatatgaaccaaaaaaaaaaaaaaaaaaaaaaaatcccatatatCCAATTTTAGTGAGAAATAAGAGAGTATAAAATATATGGCCACAAGAAATAACCTAAAGATGGAAAAGTTCTCTGCATGTTTTAATTTACAGAGAACTGTTTTCCCCATTTTATAGAACATaggttcttttctcatacaatatatcatGATTACAGTTTTCCTATTCACTGCTTCTACCAGTTCCTCTCTACCTTCCCTCCTATtcagatgcattttttttctgtctttacttagaaaagaacaggctgcTAAGAGATaaccacaaaataacaaaaataaaatataacaagattaAAAAGGCTGTCACTTTGAAGTTGGACgaagcaaaccaacagaaggaaaaagagcctaaaagaaggcatcagagaCCCACTCTTTCACACACTCAGACGTCCACCAAAAGCACTAAAGTGGAAGGCAGAATATATTCATAGAAGACCTGGTGCAAACCTGTGCAGATCCTGTGCTTGTggcttcagtctttgtgagtcCATACGAGTTTTGCTCACtgatttagaaggccttgttcttctggtgtcctccatcctctctggatCTTACACTCATtttgcctctcttccttctgagaTCTGAGAGGAAGAATTTGTTGAGGAATCCTATTTAGAGAAGTGTTCCAAGGTCTGTTCATCTGTCAGTCTCCCCTCTTGTACCTTCTCTCTCTATCTGAATAATGCCTGGATATTTATCTCTGTACTTGTTCCCACTTACTGGAGACATAttttctgatgatgactgaataaggcactaatatgtgagtatagcagaatgccacTAGGAATTACTTTAtcactacatttaaaaaaaagaccaacattattttgttttaccttagTTTCTCTGATGCCTAGCCTCTGGGGGTTCTTGGTCTCCCTAGAAGTTTCAGGTATAGGCTTTCATCTCATAGActaggccttaagtcaaatcagacattggttggctaccCAACAAGCTTTGTCATTGTCcaagcatattttgcaggcaggacaccattgcaGGTCAAAGGgattgtggctgggttggtgtttacatttctcttttagtaGAGTCAGACCCCAAACACTGATTTTAAGAACAAATGTATTAAATTCAGGTAGATATTTTGGAGGAAGATATAGTAGGTAGTGTGCTCTATTGATTTCTATGGTCATTGTGatttaattatgcatatataaattttcACTAAGTTTGTATTGAGGGCATATGATTAAGACAGTATGAGGTAGAGAAGGAAGAATAGATTCACATTTTTAgttcaagttttcattttctgattgTTGAATGTTGAGTAaggacttaaaaataatttttgccaGATACAACCACATAATAATATGCATGCACATCCAGTTTGAACTCAGAAGCTATAAAGAGATAAAATTGactttgaattttattaaattgtcTCACTTAATATTGCCAAGTTATTATCTTTCTGATCCATCAAATAAGTATATTGTATTCCTCTCAAAGGTTAAATGCTGTAATAAAATCAGAGGGTAGAACATGTATCttacatgatatattttatatatatgttagagtcttatttttatatctttatagaTTTATGTTTTATAGCTTCATTCTCTTTAATCGTTAGGTGAAGTTCAAGCTGACTTCAATGGAGAATATCACAGAAGTGACAGAATTCATCCTGCTGGGGTTGACAGATGACCCCAATCTTCAGGTTCCTCTCCTCctgatatttttattcatctaCCTTGTCACTCTGATTGGAAATGGAGGAATGATGGTCATCATCTTCTCGGATTCCCACCTCCACACTCCcatgtatttctttctcagtaaCCTGTCCTTTGTAGATCTGGGATACTCATCAGCTGTAGCTCCCAAGATGGTGGCTGCACTTCAGTCAGGGAACAAGGTCATCTCCTATAATGGGTGTGCAGctcaatttttcttctttgtggggTTTGCCACTGTTGAGTGCTATCTTTTGGCATCCATGGCTTATGACCGCCATGCAGCAGTGTGTAGGCCTCTTCATTATACCACCACCATGACAACGGGTGTATGTACCATTCTGACCATTGGCTCTTACACCTGTGGCTTCCTCAATGCCTCAATCCATGCTGCAGACACCTTTAAACTCTCTTTTTGTGGTTCTAATAAGATAAATCATTTTTTCTGTGACATACCCCCACTCCTGGCCCTTGCATGCTCCAGCACACATATCAGTAAATTGGTTGTCTTTTTTGTTGTGGGATTCAATGTCTTTTTCACTCTCTTGGTAATTATCATCTCATACTTCTTCATATACATTGCTATTCAAAACATGAAGTCTTCTGAAGGACGGAAGAAGGCTTTCTCCACTTGTGCTTCCCACCTCACTGCTGTGTCCATCTTCTATGGCACAATCATCTTCATGTACTTGCAGCCCAGTTCTGGTCAGTCCATGGACACAGACAAAATAGCATCTGTATTCTACACTGTAGTGATTCCCATGTTGAACCCCTTGATCTATAGCCTCAGGAACAGAGAAGTGAAGAGTGCTCTCTGGAAAATACTCAACAGATTTTACCCTCAGTCTTTTAGTGTGTGTAGGAAGTCGACAGAGAAGTAAGGGATAGATCACCTCCTGGGCAATGGCAACTTTTGAAGTCTGAAGGATTTCAGTTTCACCTTCCCCAAGAGTAGTGGGCCTTTCAGTTCctaggaaaaggaataaaaagcaaCACTTGGAAAGGTTTCCTTCTGGAAGATGATGACTTTCTGTTGAACAGACATAATTTAGAACATTTATAACTTTTATATAGAAGTGTATTAATGATGTAGTTTAAAGCAGATCAAAGCACACAGGTAAATATGGAAAATTTCCATTGCCTTGTTTTTATCTGCAAGAAAAATTCACTACTAAATTTAGTATAAAAAATCATaccttcagttttatttctttatattttctgagtatattttatcatgtatgtgcacatatgtgtcttCGAGTGCATATGCCTGTGCATATACATTCGctggccagaggtcaactttgagTATTGTTCTCCAAACTTTTTTTTGAGTAAGTGTCTCTCATTGAACACAGAACCCACCAACTAGGATAGTAAGCTCAGGATCTGCCCATCTCTATTTCCTTAGTTCTGGGCTTACAGGCATATATTGCCTTATTGATCTTTCATGTAGCTACCAGAAATCTGCACTCATGTCTTCATTCTTGTGtggaaaattcttttaaatgtatatatttatggatTATATGATGAGAAACTAAATCTATACAACAATCAAATCAGAGCAATTAGTGTTTCTGTCTACTTATTCAACATTGTTTGcttattaactttcttttttaaatttaattttatttgtaattcatttttttacactccatattccattccttacccctcccctcccaccttccaactgctccacatcccacacctcctccccaccatacCCCATCACCACATGGATGCCCCATCTGTCATCTACActgcctggggcctccagtctcttgagggttaggtgcatcatctctgaatgaacatatacctggaagtcctctactgtatgtgtgttgggggcctcatattagctgatgaatgctgtctgtttggtggtccagtgtttgatagatcttgggggtggggtccagattaattaagactgctggtctcctcaaattctttcagccttctctaatttaacaacagggatcagctgcttctgtcctttggttgggtgcaaatatctgcatctgactctttcagttgcagttgggtctttcagagggcagtcatgataggtccctttttgtgagctctccatagcctcagtaatagtgtcaggccttgggacctccccttgactaggatcccactttgggcctgtcactggaccttctctTCTTCAGGttcatctccatttccatccctgtaattccatCCATCAGTATTTAACTTTCTAATACCAAGTATCCTTTATAGTTTTGAGTGATGTTTCAGAGAGTAGTAGGGTTTGGACTAAGAGTCAGATGACTTAGGATCAAATCTTCATGcctgctctctgtctcctttcattTTCCTATTTCTGCTTCCTAGTTGAATGCCTCTGTATTCTCCATCTGCTTTTACTGAAGTGCTGATATAACTTTGGTAGTAAATAATAAGACACATAGAATAATGGAGCAGTTATGATAATGAATTGCTTAAATTCTAACCTGAATGTACACACCTTTCATTGGAGAGGCTCTTCTACATTCTGCTCTTTTGGTTTCTGCCCAATATATTTACCAACATATGCAGAATATTTGAAAAAACAGGTAATTAATTATTCCAAGGACCAGGAAAAGATATGTTTATGTTCTGAATTGAATTATTGCATTTCTCAGAATTATAAAATTTGGCAAATctaatataaatagaaataataggTTTCTAgacatatgcttttatttttattatttcaataacCCCCTCATCTTTGGATTCCTGTTACATACTGTTATTTTTCAATTAGATgctttaagaatgaaaaaaaatctgcctggaaatttatttatttatttatttatttatttatttatttatttttttttcaggaatgtacaaatgtctttattcaaaaatacaaaataaattatctgTAGGCATGGACAATGACAGCAGTAAACCATTATATATTGTCAAAGGAAACCAGTAACTGATGGTTACAGTGATCAGCCAGCCTTCTcttcagtcattttcttcaggTGACTTCTCTGAAGTTATTGGTGAGGAACCTGNNNNN
Proteins encoded in this region:
- the LOC110329418 gene encoding olfactory receptor 1444; the encoded protein is MENITEVTEFILLGLTDDPNLQVPLLLIFLFIYLVTLIGNGGMMVIIFSDSHLHTPMYFFLSNLSFVDLGYSSAVAPKMVAALQSGNKVISYNGCAAQFFFFVGFATVECYLLASMAYDRHAAVCRPLHYTTTMTTGVCTILTIGSYTCGFLNASIHAADTFKLSFCGSNKINHFFCDIPPLLALACSSTHISKLVVFFVVGFNVFFTLLVIIISYFFIYIAIQNMKSSEGRKKAFSTCASHLTAVSIFYGTIIFMYLQPSSGQSMDTDKIASVFYTVVIPMLNPLIYSLRNREVKSALWKILNRFYPQSFSVCRKSTEK